A DNA window from Drosophila biarmipes strain raj3 chromosome 2R, RU_DBia_V1.1, whole genome shotgun sequence contains the following coding sequences:
- the LOC108022680 gene encoding defensin, with the protein MKFLVFLAIALALVACLAQAQPVPEEDQPAATNPLVDEDVHQEVVEHSRQKRATCDLLSKWNWNHTACAAHCIAKKYKGGYCNDKAVCVCRK; encoded by the coding sequence ATGAAGTTCCTCGTATTCTTGGCTATCGCCCTGGCTTTGGTGGCTTGCTTGGCCCAGGCTCAGCCCGTTCCTGAGGAGGATCAGCCAGCAGCTACAAATCCTCTGGTGGATGAGGATGTCCACCAGGAGGTGGTGGAGCACAGTCGCCAGAAGCGGGCCACCTGCGATCTTCTGTCCAAGTGGAACTGGAACCACACCGCCTGTGCCGCCCACTGCATTGCCAAGAAGTACAAGGGAGGCTACTGCAACGACAAGGCCGTCTGTGTGTGCCGTAAGTGA
- the LOC108022165 gene encoding protein seele, whose translation MLTKALILFGLLALAQGYSFTSREVKCHVCKAVVTELEEAIAKEDSHKMADVSGFRLDAQGNSISKKVRLIKSEMFLTELMEGICEKMDDYLKATYKSNGKFTLLKMIVNGQMNPDSSLVDFVQDGDLNKSLGHFCNEVLEDNDEIFLKAFQAEELGNDLDIKICSEQASYCDDAPVQEEYDFDGKEEL comes from the exons ATGCTGACGAAGGCGCTAATCCTGTTCGGCCTGCTGGCCCTGGCCCAAGGATACAGCTTCACCTCCCGCGAGGTCAAGTGTCACG TGTGCAAGGCCGTGGTGACGGAACTGGAGGAGGCCATTGCCAAGGAGGACTCCCATAAGATGGCCGATGTCAGTGGCTTCCGCCTGGATGCCCAGGGAAACTCCATTAGCAAGAAGGTCCGCCTCATCAAATCAGAGATGTTCCTCACGGAACTCATGGAGGGCATAT GTGAAAAAATGGACGATTACCTGAAGGCAACCTACAAGAGCAATGGTAAATTCACCCTACTGAAGATGATCGTCAACGGCCAGATGAATCCCGACTCCTCGCTGGTGGACTTTGTGCAGGACGGCGATCTCAACAAGAGCCTGGGACACTTCTGTAACGAGGTGCTGGAGGACAACGACGAGATCTTCTTGAAGGCCTTCCAGGCCGAGGAACTCGGCAACGATCTCGACATCAAGATCTGCTCGGAGCAGGCTAGTTACTGCGACGACGCGCCCGTC